One window of Biomphalaria glabrata chromosome 6, xgBioGlab47.1, whole genome shotgun sequence genomic DNA carries:
- the LOC106078790 gene encoding forkhead box protein O-like: MDAADIDLDLDSNFEPQTRARSNTWPLRPQRELETHSSPVSVDEATSGVDPHGNSKDPLGLTAKKSGSRRNAWGNLSYADLITKAIQSSPEKRLTLSQIYDWMVQNVPYFKDKGDNTSSAGWKNSIRHNLSLHNRFMRIQNEGTGKSSWWVLNPDAKPGKTPRRRAGSMETKSYEKKRGRVRKKVEALRAALENGELPPSGTDDFLENFGDFRARTSSNASSCSRLSPINDLHDNHDNPNVWGTEGTGNTSPLYSGEYSDLVDSLIDGMKLTNQDNLKIELGLRDNFLSNSSREFNGQYMDHVSPGLDNQYTHLPAPPPYPQQQQKKPVNKPDFNRTEYTTLHMQCRPSPTANGAPNFVQNDLYNGDYSEPMKRDVIVKHEPLSPAHYGESANITNEQPGHMASPCALSVNTLNSPDRSQQASPNTGGFNPHLSPQSQASMVNGQMSMINCQVSPQPNRHISQQLNMSTLQQNQASILREALTRGPVYKTHQPTNSSSNAYNHYSNQSAIGNGHNSNINNSLLNMPHNSDVSPHHTPLTNGHLRVINEYLPDNYVNTNGVGTTTNTLSMPIDIDVDLLGGLDYDMDQVIKQELTLEGNLDFNFDAGQNVVH, from the exons ATGGACGCGGCTGACATAGATCTTGATCTGGACTCTAATTTCGAACCGCAAACAAGAGCACGTTCGAATACGTGGCCTCTTAGGCCACAGAGAGAATTAGAAACTCATAGCAGTCCCGTGTCTGTAGATGAGGCTACCTCAGGAGTAGATCCTCATGGAAATTCTAAAGATCCTCTTGGATTAACTGCCAAGAAAAGTGGTTCTCGTAGAAATGCTTGGGGAAATCTGTCTTACGCTGACCTTATTACGAAAGCTATTCAAAGTTCACCGGAGAAAAGATTAACACTGTCTCAAATATATGACTGGATGGTTCAGAATGTTCCTTATTTCAAAGATAAAGGCGATAACACTAGTTCTGCTGGATGGAAA aattctATTCGCCATAATCTTTCTCTGCATAATCGATTTATGCGCATTCAGAATGAAGGGACTGGCAAAAGCTCTTGGTGGGTTCTCAACCCTGATGCGAAGCCTGGAAAAACACCAAGAAGAAGGGCTGGAAGCATGGAGACTAAAAGCTATGAAAAAAAGAGGGGTAGAGTTCGTAAGAAGGTGGAGGCTCTCAGAGCAGCTCTAGAAAATGGAGAGCTGCCACCTAGTGGAACTGATGATTTTTTGGAAAATTTTGGAGACTTCAGGGCTAGAACTAGTTCTAATGCTAGCAGTTGCAGTCGTTTGTCTCCAATCAATGACCTCCATGATAACCATGATAATCCTAATGTTTGGGGGACTGAAGGAACAGGAAATACATCTCCTCTGTATTCAGGAGAATATTCAGATCTTGTTGACTCTTTAATAGATGGTATGAAATTAACCAATCAAGATAACTTAAAAATTGAACTTGGCTTAAGAGATAATTTTCTATCTAACAGCTCAAGAGAATTCAATGGCCAGTACATGGATCATGTATCACCTGGGCTAGACAACCAGTATACTCATTTACCAGCTCCTCCACCCTACCCACAGCAACAGCAGAAAAAGCCAGTTAATAAACCTGACTTCAACCGGACAGAGTACACCACTCTGCACATGCAGTGTCGACCGAGCCCAACTGCTAATGGAGCACCTAACTTTGTTCAAAATGACCTCTATAATGGTGACTACAGTGAGCCTATGAAACGTGATGTGATTGTCAAACATGAACCACTGTCTCCAGCACATTACGGTGAAAGTGCCAATATTACAAATGAGCAACCAGGCCACATGGCATCTCCTTGTGCATTGTCTGTAAACACACTCAATTCACCAGACAGATCTCAGCAGGCCAGTCCTAACACAGGAGGTTTCAACCCACACCTCAGCCCACAGTCACAAGCTTCAATGGTTAATGGACAAATGTCCATGATCAATTGTCAGGTTTCTCCTCAGCCAAATAGGCATATTAGTCAACAGTTAAATATGTCAACTTTGCAGCAAAATCAGGCTTCCATACTTCGTGAAGCACTGACCAGAGGACCAGTTTACAAAACTCATCAACCAACCAATAGCTCCTCCAATGCCTATAATCACTACAGCAACCAGTCTGCAATTGGCAATGGGCATAACAGCAATATAAACAATAGTTTGCTAAATATGCCTCATAATTCTGATGTGAGCCCACACCACACTCCTCTGACCAATGGTCACTTGCGTGTCATCAATGAATATCTACCAGATAACTATGTCAACACTAATGGAGTTGGCACTACAACCAATACTTTGAGCATGCCTATTGATATTGATGTTGATCTGCTTGGTGGGTTAGACTATGACATGGACCAAGTCATAAAACAGGAGTTAACACTTGAAGGAAATTTAGATTTCAACTTTGATGCAGGACAAAATGTTGTGCATTAA